GCACGAGCGTCATCTTCATCTTGTGCTGCAGCGTCGAGAGGATCGCGGCCGAGAGGTGGAAGAACGTGAGGGCCGCGAAGAGGAAGCCGGAGACGCGGTGCACGAGACGTGCGCCGTCGAGCCCGCCGAAGATCTTCACGAGGAAGCGCGCCGCGCCCGCCTCGTAGAACTTCTGCGGGAAGCCGGTGAGGGCGAGGAGCACGAACGTCGTCATGACGACGAAGTGCTCGATGCGCTGCTTTTTCGAGAAACGGACGGCGTAGTCGGTCATCGATTCACCATGACGCGCCAGAGGTGCAGGAGGATCTGCAGGACCAGCCCGCCGATCAGGAAGGGGATGAACACCTTGTAGAAGACGCCGACCGCCCAGACGAGCGGCGCGCGCTTCGGGCTCGGCTGGTAGTGCGAGAGCCAGGAGTCCGTGAAGTTCTTCGGGGCGCCCGGGTGGCACTTCGCGCAGGTTTTCTGCAGGTTCGCCTGCAGGACCTGCGAGTTCCCGTCCTTCGCCTTCGTGATGTTGTGCGTCCCGTGGCAGTCGATGCAGAGCGCCGTGATGACGCGCGGGGTCTTGCCTGAGCTCGCGAGCGAGGCGCTCATGCCGTGGAAGTCGTTCAGGTACGTCTGCACGACGTCCGTCGAGAGGCCGTACTTCTTCATGACGGCCTTGTTCGTGTGGCACTTCGCGCACGCGTCGACGAGCTTGAGCTTCCAGGCGGTCGTCGTGGGGTCTGCGATGTCGTGCGCCTTGTGGCAGTCCACGCAGACCGGGACGTCCTGGTTTCCCTGCGCGAGCGCGAGGCCGTGGACGCTCTTGCCGAAGACCTCGGCGATGTCCGAGTGACAGGCGCCGCAGGTGTCCGAGACGCGCGTCTTCGGCGCGTCGGGCTTCGTGATGTCGTGCGCGCCGTGGCAGTCCGTGCAGAAGGGGGCGGCGCCGCCCTTCTGGATGACCG
This Acidobacteriota bacterium DNA region includes the following protein-coding sequences:
- a CDS encoding cytochrome c3 family protein, with amino-acid sequence MTGRKGLISGVLFVFLFAAPLAAGPKEKEEIENCLSCHGDKSASFKLADGSEQSVFVDKAVFEKSVHGTKISCTGCHPAQSELPHPEVKAKTKAEFSASFKDLCKSCHFENYTKALDGVHYAVIQKGGAAPFCTDCHGAHDITKPDAPKTRVSDTCGACHSDIAEVFGKSVHGLALAQGNQDVPVCVDCHKAHDIADPTTTAWKLKLVDACAKCHTNKAVMKKYGLSTDVVQTYLNDFHGMSASLASSGKTPRVITALCIDCHGTHNITKAKDGNSQVLQANLQKTCAKCHPGAPKNFTDSWLSHYQPSPKRAPLVWAVGVFYKVFIPFLIGGLVLQILLHLWRVMVNR